A portion of the Sabethes cyaneus chromosome 3, idSabCyanKW18_F2, whole genome shotgun sequence genome contains these proteins:
- the LOC128743607 gene encoding protein tipE, whose amino-acid sequence MRSGSSELLLEQQAEELRKKKLLELAAAKKAKNGPAPKRTLRENASFYTTSSLAFLSVTAGASLLFLVPLYVDPAISTLVGDFVERPTMCVTTRREDMTGLFNCSWSSCREGCTSDVFKCTHIYVTFIDDLNFTFPFNATPSELFNLTDIERSDEAILLVNIKGCGYPPTVKCKNFTDMYGFEGAVFPCYYSKQNKTVVMTSYSREDQVQTIIHFFVIPFIITVISSVFLCIMHCDCRCKKERRRRHRHRRPRIENLSDSSISTRVDMLTPAIEVYKPPL is encoded by the coding sequence ATGAGGAGTGGTAGCTCGGAACTTCTGCTCGAGCAACAAGCAGAAGAGCTACGAAAGAAGAAGCTGCTAGAACTAGCGGCTGCCAAGAAGGCAAAGAATGGTCCAGCCCCGAAGCGAACACTGCGTGAAAACGCCAGCTTCTACACCACTTCCAGTCTGGCGTTCCTGTCGGTGACGGCCGGAGCCTCGTTATTGTTCCTGGTACCACTGTATGTCGATCCGGCAATTTCGACGCTGGTCGGCGACTTTGTCGAACGACCCACAATGTGTGTTACAACCCGGCGTGAAGACATGACCGGTCTGTTCAATTGTTCATGGAGTTCGTGCCGCGAGGGTTGCACCTCCGATGTGTTCAAGTGCACTCATATTTATGTGACGTTTATCGACGATCTGAACTTTACCTTCCCGTTCAATGCGACGCCCTCGGAGCTGTTCAATCTGACCGATATCGAACGCTCGGACGAGGCCATCCTGCTGGTGAACATCAAAGGCTGCGGCTACCCGCCGACGGTCAAGTGCAAAAACTTCACCGACATGTACGGCTTCGAGGGCGCAGTGTTTCCGTGCTACTACTCGAAACAGAACAAGACGGTCGTCATGACCTCCTACAGCCGGGAGGACCAGGTGCAGACGATCATCCATTTTTTCGTGATTCCATTCATCATTACCGTGATCTCGTCGGTGTTTCTCTGCATAATGCACTGTGATTGTAGATGTAAGAAAGAGCGACGACGACGGCATCGGCATCGAAGGCCTAGGATAGAGAATCTCAG